The following are encoded in a window of Castanea sativa cultivar Marrone di Chiusa Pesio chromosome 5, ASM4071231v1 genomic DNA:
- the LOC142634113 gene encoding 26S proteasome regulatory subunit 7-like, which produces MAPEADHDVKDDDEKNPRPLDEDDIALLKTYGLGPYSTSIKKVEKEIKEMAKKVNDLCGIKESDTGLAAPSQWDLVSDKQMMQEEQPLQVARCTKIINPNTEDAKYVINVKQIAKFVVGLGDKVSPTDIEEGMRVGVDRNKYQIQIPLPPKIDPSVTMMTVEEKPDVTYNDVGGCKEQIEKMREVVELPMLHPEKFVKLGIDPPKGVLCYGPPGTGKTLLARAVANRTDACFIRVIGSELVQKYVGEGARMVRELFQMARSKKACIVFFDEVDAIGGARFDDGVGGDNEVQRTMLEIVNQLDGFDARGNIKVLMATNRPDTLDPALLRPGRLDRKVEFGLPDMESRTQIFKIHTRTMNCERDIRFELLARLCPNSTGADIRSVCTEAGMFAIRARRKTVTEKDFLDAVNKVIKGYQKFSATPKYMVYN; this is translated from the exons ATGGCGCCGGAAGCCGATCACGATGTCAAGGACGATGATGAGAAGAATCCTCGGCCTCTCGACGAGGATGATATTGCTCTGCTTAAAACTTAT GGTTTGGGTCCCTATTCTACTAGTATCAAAAAAGTAGAGAAGGAAATTAAGGAAATGGCTAAGAAGGTCAATGATTTGTGTG GTATTAAGGAGTCTGACACTGGGTTAGCTGCACCGAGCCAGTGGGATCTGGTATCCGATAAGCAGATGATGCAGGAGGAGCAGCCTCTCCAG GTAGCAAGATGTACAAAGATCATCAATCCAAACACTGAAGATGCCAAATATGTAATAAATGTTAAGCAAATTGCAAAG tttgttgttgggttgggTGACAAAGTTTCCCCAACTGACATAGAAGAAGGCATGCGTGTGGG GGTTGATCGCAACAAATATCAGATCCAGATTCCCTTGCCTCCAAAAATTGATCCGAGTGTGACTATGATGACAGTGGAGGAAAAGCCTGACGTGACTTATAATGATGTTGGTGGTTGCAAGGAGCAAATTGAAAAGATGCGAGAA gttgtTGAGCTGCCAATGCTTCATCCGGAGAAATTTGTTAAGCTTGGAATTGATCCTCCTAAAGGTGTCCTCTGCTATGGTCCTCCAGGAACGGGTAAAACACTTCTTGCTAGAGCAGTGGCAAATAGAACCGATGCTTGTTTTATTCGTGTTATTGGGAGTGAGCTTGTTCAGAAATATGTTGGTGAGGGAGCTCGGATGGTTCGAGAACTTTTCCAG ATGGCACGTTCAAAGAAAGCCTGCATTGTATTTTTTGATGAAGTAGATGCCATTGGAGGGGCTCGTTTTGATGATGGTGTAGGTGGGGATAATGAAGTCCAAAGAACAATGCTGGAAATTGTCAATCAACTCGATGGTTTTGATGCACGTGGAAACATCAAAGTTCTAATGGCTACAAATAG GCCCGATACGCTAGATCCAGCACTTTTACGGCCTGGACGATTGGATCGTAAGGTTGAGTTTGGCCTTCCTGATATGGAGAGTCGGACGCAAATATTTAAGATCCACACACGAACCATGAACTGTGAAAGAGATATCCGATTTGAACTTTTGGCTCGGCTTTGCCCAAATTCCACTG GTGCCGATATAAGGAGTGTGTGCACAGAAGCTGGCATGTTTGCCATACGAGCACGGAGGAAGACTGTGACAGAGAAAGACTTCCTTGATGCAGTGAACAAGGTCATCAAGGGATACCAGAAGTTCAGTGCAACACCCAAGTACATGGTCTACAACTGA
- the LOC142636303 gene encoding O-fucosyltransferase 36, translating to MERDSSSSDEDDDRQNLIEQNDTKHHYSPPPTQTQPPSTFHISVDSGVIRRRFHHFLHNKRYLFAILLPLLILVLFFSTDLRHLFSFSFSNSDLRLSSRDRMRESELQALYLLKQQQLGLFTLWNHSQSNSNSTSISNFSHSDLNLAVLNQISLNKQIQQILLSPHRTGDSSQGSEPIDVSDPRFGFDACAKVGQKNKNERRTIEWKPKPNKYLFAICLSGQMSNHLICLEKHMFFAALLNRVLVIPSSKFDYQYDRVLDFDHINKCLGRKVIVSFEDLLEAKKNHLHIDRLFCYFSLPQPCYLDEEHIKKLKSLGVSMGKPEPIWKEDIKNPNKRTVQDVESKFSSDEDVIAIGDVFFADLEQDWVMQPGGPIAHQCKTLIEPSRLIMLTAQRFVQTFLGKNFVALHFRRHGFLKFCNVKTHSCFFPIPQAADCITRVIEKANAPVIYLSTDAAESETSLLQSLVVLNGKAVPLVKRPPRNSAEKWDALLYRHGLEGDSQVEAMLDKTICAMSSVFIGAPGSTFTEDILRLRKDWGSASMCDEYLCQGEEPNFIADNE from the exons ATGGAGAGAGATTCGTCTTCGTCAGACGAAGACGACGATCGCCAGAACCTGATCGAGCAAAACGACACCAAGCACCATTATTCTCCTCCACCAACTCAAACTCAACCTCCTTCTACCTTCCACATTAGTGTCGACTCAGGCGTAATACGGCGGCGTTTCCACCATTTCCTCCACAACAAAAGGTACCTCTTCGCCATTCTCCTCCCTCTCCTCATCCTCGTTCTCTTTTTCTCCACCGACCTCCGCCAcctcttctccttctccttctccaaCTCCGATCTCCGTCTCTCCTCTCGCGACCGCATGCGCGAATCCGAGCTTCAAGCTCTCTATTTGctcaaacaacaacaattagGGCTTTTCACTTTGTGGAACCACTCTCAATCtaactccaattccacttccaTTTCCAATTTCTCCCATTCTGACCTTAACCTCGCTGTGCTCAACCAGATTTCACTGAACaaacaaattcaacaaattctcTTATCCCCACACCGCACCGGCGACTCCTCTCAGGGCTCCGAACCCATCGATGTTTCCGATCCTCGCTTCGGGTTCGACGCGTGTGCCAAGGTGGGTCAGAAGAACAAGAACGAGCGAAGAACTATTGAGTGGAAACCGAAACCGAATAAATACTTGTTTGCGATTTGCTTATCGGGGCAAATGTCCAACCATTTGATTTGCTTGGAGAAGCACATGTTCTTCGCCGCTTTGCTTAACCGGGTTTTGGTCATTCCCAGCTCCAAATTCGATTACCAATACGATAGGGTATTGGATTTTGATCATATAAATAAATGCCTTGGACGAAAGGTGATCGTTTCGTTTGAAGATTTATTAGAGGCAAAGAAGAATCACTTGCATATAGATAggttattttgttatttttcgcTGCCTCAGCCTTGTTATTTGGATGAGGAACACATCAAAAAGCTCAAATCTTTAGGGGTTTCCATGGGAAAGCCTGAACCTATTTGGAAAGAGGATATTAAGAACCCCAATAAGAGGACTGTGCAAGATGTAGAGTCCAAATTCTCATCGGATGAGGATGTGATTGCAATAGGGGATGTTTTCTTTGCGGATTTGGAGCAAGATTGGGTAATGCAGCCTGGTGGTCCCATTGCTCATCAATGCAAGACGCTGATCGAACCCAGTCGGCTTATTATGCTCACTGCCCAGCGTTTTGTTCAGACTTTCTTGGGAAAAAATTTCGTTGCTCTACATTTCCGCAGACATGGGTTTTTGAAGTTCTG CAATGTCAAAACGCACAGTTGCTTTTTCCCCATTCCCCAAGCTGCAGACTGCATCACCCGAGTAATTGAAAAGGCCAATGCACCGGTCATCTATCTCTCAACTGATGCAGCAGAAAGTGAAACTAGTTTGCTGCAGTCGCTAGTTGTGCTGAACGGAAAGGCTGTACCACTTGTTAAAAGGCCTCCTCGTAATTCAGCTGAAAAATGGGATGCTTTGTTATACAGACATGGCCTTGAGGGTGACTCTCAG GTGGAAGCTATGCTGGATAAGACAATCTGTGCAATGTCAAGTGTGTTCATTGGAGCCCCTGGGTCCACTTTCACAGAGGACATCTTGCGACTCCGGAAGGATTGGGGGTCAGCATCTATGTGTGATGAGTACCTCTGCCAAGGTGAAGAGCCAAACTTTATAGCAGATAATGAATGA